From one Anabas testudineus chromosome 18, fAnaTes1.2, whole genome shotgun sequence genomic stretch:
- the LOC113157739 gene encoding C-type lectin domain family 12 member B-like has translation MAKSRSDEDGETSAAASDRNLFKLVAVSFGLLCITQAALNVSLRLILYTKDSSKLEMELVQLQSSYRNLTEEQDQLKEQLEHVTNERNDLQRKLQVLQSQWCIYFGGSLYYISVEEESWQQSREDCLQKGADLIIINNREEQVCVCLCVREKKLNDMSTK, from the exons ATGGCGAAGAGTCGCTCAGACGAAGATGGTGAAACGTCTGCTGCAGCGTCTG ACAGAAACCTGTTCAAACTGGTTGCTGTGAGTTTTGGACTCCTGTGTATCACACAAGCTGCTCTCAACGTTTCCCTGCGTCTGATTCTCT acaccaaaGACAGCTCAAAGCTGGAAATGGAGTTGGTCCAGTTACAGAGCAGCTACAGGAATCTGACTGAAGAACAAGATCAGCTGAAAGAACAACTGGAGCACGTGACCAACGAGAGAAATGATCTTCAGAGAAAGCTTCAAg TTCTGCAGTCCCAGTGGTGTATCTACTTTGGTGGTAGTTTATATTACATTTCTGTAGAGGAGGAATCCTGGCAACAAAGTCGAGAAGACTGCCTGCAAAAAGGCGCTGACCTGATCATTATCAACAATCGTGAagagcaggtgtgtgtctgtttgtgtgtgagagagaaaaagttaAATGATATGAGCACGAAATAG